A genomic stretch from Haloarchaeobius amylolyticus includes:
- a CDS encoding response regulator: MVERTPMVLVVADDELIRQRCSAWLEDGDYDVVATGILDEALATAKRAAVVLVAGGVGRATHDELVRMVGRHGRECAVVSLASSASYDLPYDARLSSPVREAELRQVVERLVTRATYVDRLDALLAAARRATGNHGRLSRLRSETRDLQDGFEPADYEAVFRTIDPS, from the coding sequence ATGGTCGAGCGCACCCCGATGGTACTGGTCGTCGCAGACGACGAACTGATCCGACAGCGCTGTTCGGCGTGGCTCGAGGACGGCGACTACGACGTGGTCGCCACGGGCATCCTCGACGAGGCGCTCGCGACCGCAAAACGGGCAGCGGTCGTGCTCGTCGCGGGCGGTGTCGGCCGGGCGACCCACGACGAACTCGTCCGGATGGTCGGCCGCCACGGCCGCGAATGCGCGGTGGTCTCGCTCGCCTCCTCGGCGAGCTACGACCTCCCCTACGACGCGCGCCTGTCCTCGCCGGTCCGGGAGGCCGAACTCCGGCAGGTGGTCGAGCGCCTCGTGACCCGGGCGACCTACGTCGACCGGCTCGACGCGCTGCTGGCGGCCGCGCGCCGGGCGACCGGCAACCACGGCCGACTCTCCCGGCTCCGGTCGGAGACCCGCGACCTCCAGGACGGGTTCGAGCCGGCGGACTACGAGGCGGTCTTCCGCACCATCGACCCGTCGTAG
- the dph2 gene encoding diphthamide biosynthesis enzyme Dph2 — MSNESFSEGDLRNTGMSLKHDREWDYELERIIEAVEERDATKVGLQFPEGLKRRGPKVADDLRELLPEDVTVLISGQPCYGACDLDTFLMRRTDVFVHFGHSPMKESDKIIYVPLFSNVEVRPIMERAVEEELEEGDVGLVTTAQHMNRFGEMKEWLTEQGFDVHTRKGDDRLTHEGQVLGCNYASADIDADQILYVGGGKFHPLGLAMEHPDKTVVIADPVNNVLTVADTEKFMKQRYASVHKAMDAEKFGVIFCTKIGQGRWEIAEEIVDNNENAYLITMDEVTPDRLRNFDMDAFVNTGCPRITTDDGPQFHKPMLTPQEYRIAIGEEPLEDLAFDTFHGTW; from the coding sequence ATGAGCAACGAGTCGTTCTCCGAGGGAGACCTCAGGAACACAGGCATGTCCCTCAAGCACGACCGCGAGTGGGACTACGAGCTCGAGCGCATCATCGAGGCGGTCGAGGAGCGCGACGCGACCAAGGTGGGCCTCCAGTTCCCGGAGGGCCTGAAACGCCGCGGCCCGAAGGTCGCCGACGACCTCCGCGAACTGCTGCCCGAGGACGTGACCGTCCTCATCTCCGGCCAGCCCTGCTACGGCGCGTGCGACCTCGACACCTTCCTCATGCGCCGCACCGACGTGTTCGTCCACTTCGGCCACTCCCCCATGAAGGAGTCGGACAAGATCATCTACGTGCCGCTGTTCTCCAACGTCGAGGTCCGCCCCATCATGGAGCGCGCCGTCGAGGAGGAACTCGAGGAGGGCGACGTGGGCCTCGTCACGACCGCCCAGCACATGAACCGCTTCGGCGAGATGAAAGAGTGGCTCACGGAGCAGGGCTTCGACGTCCACACCCGCAAGGGCGACGACCGCCTCACCCACGAGGGGCAGGTGCTCGGGTGCAACTACGCCTCCGCGGACATCGACGCCGACCAGATCCTCTACGTCGGCGGCGGGAAGTTCCACCCCCTCGGACTCGCGATGGAGCACCCCGACAAGACGGTCGTCATCGCCGACCCCGTCAACAACGTCCTCACCGTGGCCGACACGGAGAAGTTCATGAAGCAGCGCTACGCCTCGGTCCACAAGGCGATGGACGCCGAGAAGTTCGGCGTCATCTTCTGTACGAAGATCGGCCAGGGGCGCTGGGAGATCGCCGAGGAGATCGTCGACAACAACGAGAACGCCTACCTCATCACGATGGACGAGGTCACCCCCGACAGGCTGCGCAACTTCGACATGGACGCCTTCGTGAACACGGGCTGTCCGCGTATCACGACCGACGACGGGCCGCAGTTCCACAAGCCGATGCTCACGCCCCAGGAGTACAGGATCGCCATCGGCGAGGAACCGCTGGAGGACCTCGCGTTCGACACCTTCCACGGGACGTGGTGA
- a CDS encoding DNA-directed RNA polymerase subunit L, which yields MELTVTENLEQELHVEIAGEDHTFMNVLKGALLETEGVSAATYDMNPEQSGGQTEPILTVKTYEGTAPLDALETAAKRVQEKTDAFRTAFENAA from the coding sequence ATGGAACTCACCGTCACGGAGAACCTCGAGCAGGAACTCCACGTCGAGATCGCTGGGGAGGACCACACGTTCATGAACGTCCTCAAGGGTGCGCTCCTGGAGACGGAGGGCGTCAGTGCCGCGACCTACGACATGAACCCCGAGCAGTCCGGTGGGCAGACAGAGCCCATCCTCACCGTCAAGACGTACGAGGGGACCGCCCCGCTCGACGCGCTGGAGACCGCCGCAAAGCGCGTGCAGGAGAAGACCGACGCGTTCCGCACCGCGTTCGAGAACGCGGCCTGA
- the hisF gene encoding imidazole glycerol phosphate synthase subunit HisF — protein sequence MPLTKRIIPCIDVDLDEDGNAAVYTGVNFEDLEYTGDPVEMARQYNESGADEFVFLDITASAEGRETMLDTVSAVADEVFIPLTVGGGIRTKEDIKETLRAGADKVSINSGALENPDLINEGARAFGNQCIVISVDARRRYDDDGEYYATVDGESCWFECTVKGGREGTGRDVIEWAQEAEERGAGELFVNSIDTDGTKDGYDIPLTKAVCDAVDTPVIASSGCGGPEHAREVFEDAGADAALAASIFHFDEYSIREVKEYLDDHGVPVRL from the coding sequence ATGCCCCTCACGAAGCGTATCATCCCCTGTATCGACGTGGACCTGGACGAGGACGGCAACGCCGCGGTGTACACCGGCGTCAACTTCGAGGACCTCGAGTACACCGGCGACCCGGTCGAGATGGCCCGGCAGTACAACGAATCCGGCGCGGACGAGTTCGTCTTCCTCGACATCACGGCCTCGGCGGAGGGCCGCGAGACGATGCTCGACACGGTCAGTGCGGTCGCCGACGAGGTGTTCATCCCCCTCACCGTCGGTGGCGGCATCCGGACGAAAGAAGACATCAAGGAGACGCTGCGGGCCGGCGCGGACAAGGTCTCCATCAACTCGGGCGCGCTCGAGAACCCGGACCTCATCAACGAGGGCGCCCGCGCCTTCGGCAACCAGTGCATCGTCATCTCGGTCGACGCCCGTCGCCGGTACGACGACGACGGCGAGTACTACGCCACGGTCGACGGCGAGTCCTGCTGGTTCGAGTGCACCGTCAAGGGCGGGCGCGAGGGCACCGGCCGCGACGTCATCGAGTGGGCACAGGAGGCCGAGGAACGCGGCGCCGGCGAGCTGTTCGTCAACTCCATCGACACCGACGGCACCAAGGACGGCTACGACATCCCGCTGACGAAGGCGGTCTGTGACGCGGTCGACACGCCCGTCATCGCCTCCTCCGGCTGTGGCGGCCCCGAGCACGCCCGCGAGGTGTTCGAGGACGCCGGCGCGGACGCCGCCCTCGCCGCCTCCATCTTCCACTTCGACGAGTACTCCATCCGCGAGGTCAAGGAGTACCTCGACGACCACGGCGTCCCGGTCCGGCTCTGA
- a CDS encoding DUF7550 family protein — protein MSDETEHADHGHDDHHDHGDEDGRVTSPMQDFDTSAAGIGFVTMLVGIIVTMAVPLLLI, from the coding sequence ATGAGCGACGAGACCGAGCACGCTGACCACGGACACGACGACCACCACGACCACGGCGACGAGGACGGGCGCGTGACCTCCCCGATGCAGGACTTCGACACGAGCGCGGCCGGCATCGGCTTCGTCACGATGCTCGTCGGCATCATCGTCACCATGGCCGTCCCCCTGCTGCTGATCTGA
- a CDS encoding flippase activity-associated protein Agl23: MAADPVGTDEHAGGPGGTETGETTDRLLDAVRLRTPERTATANRWLLWGLLAITALALAGRLLWLGRRPAHWSEARLGYGVLTYVETGAWTYRPVMQGPLLAHANELLFSAFGPSDALLRLVVAVVGGLVPLTAWLFRDHLRDGEVLAFGGFLAATPALVYYSRFARADVLVAGFALLTLGLLVRLAETRSPWYLYAAAVGAALMVASQETALLYVGTWAVAGLLVLDHRLFWRHPDYDPVEDGANPVPGWLAERVDGPVGLVALLNPVVVALFVESRFLAIVLLLVAIRGTLWVVPGDGEGFDVSVLVGAAGVLALLGGVGSILLVYTLTWTVLAGYVLAVVFRGSDVGRALHRWRAPTVFAAVLFVLVTVLLFAPRGSDGLGAALTDPALLPGVVEAALFDSWADLSALYLGNAQDLSFLDSFVFFAQALRGGAFVLLLFAVVGFLADRYGAGAQRDLVSFASYWGFAGVLAYPVLVAVKGQWATAHMLVPLAIPAAVGVGVVWRWGRHAVADRRMVSASLVVVVLVFTVGLSGATVATTVYDYPTSAENPLVQGGQPGTGIEPVAAAIETAAAENQGGPDVVYYGSFFAMDNESAADSLPVTNGAGWRNGSWTVYAENENWYHRLPLPWYTARAGAETASVRNVSELEAHLDSNPPVVVTRVTNTKAVGDALPAGYDRHAFNLTAGDTVTVVFVNTSVSDDRQSVHVDA, from the coding sequence ATGGCTGCGGATCCGGTGGGGACCGACGAGCACGCAGGCGGGCCCGGTGGGACGGAGACGGGCGAGACGACGGACCGACTCCTCGACGCGGTCCGGCTCCGGACGCCCGAGCGAACCGCGACCGCGAACCGCTGGCTGCTGTGGGGACTGCTCGCCATCACGGCGCTCGCCCTGGCGGGGCGGCTCCTCTGGCTCGGTCGCCGCCCGGCACACTGGAGCGAGGCGCGGCTCGGGTACGGGGTCCTGACCTACGTCGAGACCGGGGCGTGGACGTACCGGCCGGTCATGCAGGGCCCACTGCTCGCGCACGCGAACGAACTACTCTTCTCGGCCTTCGGGCCGTCCGATGCGCTGCTCCGGCTGGTCGTCGCGGTCGTCGGCGGGCTCGTGCCACTCACCGCGTGGCTCTTCCGCGACCACCTGCGCGACGGCGAGGTGCTCGCGTTCGGCGGCTTCCTCGCGGCGACCCCGGCGCTCGTCTACTACTCGCGGTTCGCCCGGGCCGACGTGCTCGTCGCCGGTTTCGCCCTGCTCACGCTGGGGCTTCTCGTGCGACTCGCCGAGACGCGCTCGCCGTGGTACCTCTACGCGGCCGCGGTCGGCGCCGCGCTGATGGTCGCCTCGCAGGAGACCGCGCTGCTGTACGTCGGTACGTGGGCTGTCGCCGGTCTGCTCGTGCTCGACCACCGGCTGTTCTGGCGCCACCCCGACTACGACCCGGTCGAGGACGGGGCGAACCCGGTCCCGGGGTGGCTGGCCGAGCGCGTCGACGGACCGGTCGGGCTGGTCGCGCTCCTGAACCCGGTCGTCGTCGCCCTGTTCGTGGAGTCGCGGTTCCTCGCCATCGTGTTGCTGCTCGTCGCCATCCGCGGGACGCTCTGGGTCGTCCCCGGAGACGGCGAGGGATTCGACGTGAGTGTGCTCGTCGGCGCCGCCGGCGTGCTCGCGCTGCTCGGCGGCGTCGGGTCGATACTGCTGGTGTACACCCTCACGTGGACTGTGCTGGCCGGCTACGTGCTGGCCGTCGTCTTCCGGGGTTCCGACGTGGGGCGGGCGCTCCACCGCTGGCGCGCTCCGACCGTCTTCGCCGCGGTGCTGTTCGTGCTGGTGACCGTCCTCCTCTTCGCGCCCCGTGGGTCGGACGGGCTCGGGGCCGCCCTGACCGACCCGGCACTCCTGCCGGGGGTCGTCGAGGCGGCCCTGTTCGACAGCTGGGCCGACCTGTCGGCGCTGTACCTCGGCAACGCCCAGGACCTGAGCTTCCTCGACTCGTTCGTCTTCTTCGCGCAGGCGCTCCGGGGTGGCGCGTTCGTCCTCCTGCTGTTCGCGGTCGTCGGGTTCCTCGCGGACCGCTACGGGGCCGGGGCACAGCGCGACCTCGTCTCCTTCGCGAGCTACTGGGGCTTCGCGGGCGTGCTCGCCTACCCCGTCCTCGTCGCGGTCAAGGGCCAGTGGGCGACCGCACACATGCTCGTCCCGCTGGCGATTCCGGCCGCGGTCGGCGTCGGCGTCGTCTGGCGCTGGGGCCGGCACGCCGTGGCCGACCGGCGCATGGTGTCCGCGAGCCTCGTGGTGGTCGTCCTCGTGTTCACGGTCGGGCTCTCGGGCGCGACCGTGGCGACGACGGTCTACGATTACCCCACGAGCGCCGAGAACCCGCTGGTCCAGGGAGGCCAGCCCGGGACCGGCATCGAGCCGGTGGCCGCGGCCATCGAGACGGCGGCGGCCGAGAACCAGGGTGGTCCCGACGTGGTGTACTACGGGTCGTTCTTCGCGATGGACAACGAGAGTGCGGCCGACAGCCTTCCCGTCACGAACGGCGCGGGCTGGCGCAACGGGAGCTGGACCGTCTACGCCGAGAACGAGAACTGGTACCACCGGCTCCCGCTCCCGTGGTACACCGCGCGGGCGGGTGCCGAGACCGCGAGTGTCCGCAACGTCTCCGAGCTGGAGGCGCACCTCGATTCGAATCCCCCGGTCGTCGTCACCCGCGTCACGAACACGAAGGCGGTCGGAGATGCCCTGCCCGCGGGGTACGACCGCCACGCGTTCAACCTGACCGCGGGTGACACCGTTACAGTCGTGTTCGTGAATACATCCGTGTCCGACGACCGCCAGTCGGTACACGTCGATGCATAA
- a CDS encoding 5-(carboxyamino)imidazole ribonucleotide synthase, whose protein sequence is MHKASVKRRAVEPPTTMPATLPGPTLGVVGGGQLGRMLAEAAAPLGVDVVVLDPTPDCPAAPVARDQLVADFDDQSAIRDLAERADYLTFEIELADQAALNEVSADTGVPCHPEPATLELIHDKLHQKQALADAGIPVPEFRAVETADELRAAIDDLGAPAMLKARTGGYDGRGNVPVENREDAADAIEAVAGPAMLESFVDYEREVSVIAANGDGEVATFPVGENVHEEEILRETIVPAGSDDEVVEEAEAVARDVLELMEGRGIYGIELFETRDGDILVNEIAPRPHNSGHWTIEGAVTSQFEQHVRAVLGWPLGATDLRANTVSKNILGTGDESREAELAGVENVLDTPGASLHWYGKREVRPLRKMGHVTSIATADESTDELLTGTRMLVDDLTFR, encoded by the coding sequence ATGCATAAAGCAAGCGTTAAGCGCCGGGCTGTGGAACCGCCGACCACAATGCCCGCGACCCTACCAGGGCCGACGCTCGGCGTCGTCGGCGGCGGCCAGCTCGGGCGGATGCTGGCCGAGGCCGCCGCACCCCTGGGCGTCGACGTGGTGGTCTTGGACCCCACGCCCGACTGCCCGGCAGCGCCGGTCGCCCGCGACCAGCTCGTCGCCGACTTCGACGACCAGTCGGCCATCCGCGACCTGGCCGAACGCGCCGACTACCTCACCTTCGAGATCGAACTCGCCGACCAGGCGGCGCTGAACGAGGTCAGCGCCGACACGGGCGTCCCGTGTCACCCCGAGCCGGCGACGCTGGAACTCATCCACGACAAGCTCCACCAGAAGCAAGCACTCGCCGACGCCGGCATCCCCGTCCCGGAGTTCCGGGCGGTCGAGACGGCCGACGAACTGCGCGCGGCCATCGACGACCTCGGTGCCCCCGCGATGCTCAAGGCCCGGACCGGCGGCTACGACGGCCGGGGGAACGTCCCGGTCGAGAACCGCGAGGATGCCGCAGACGCCATCGAGGCCGTCGCCGGCCCCGCGATGCTCGAGTCCTTCGTCGACTACGAGCGCGAGGTCTCGGTCATCGCCGCCAATGGCGACGGCGAGGTCGCCACCTTCCCCGTCGGCGAGAACGTCCACGAGGAGGAGATCCTCCGCGAGACCATCGTCCCGGCCGGTTCGGACGACGAGGTCGTCGAGGAGGCCGAGGCGGTCGCTCGCGACGTGCTCGAACTCATGGAGGGCCGTGGTATCTACGGCATCGAGCTGTTCGAGACCCGCGACGGCGACATCCTCGTCAACGAGATCGCCCCGCGCCCGCACAACTCCGGGCACTGGACCATCGAGGGCGCGGTCACCTCGCAGTTCGAGCAGCACGTCCGGGCGGTGCTCGGCTGGCCGCTCGGCGCGACCGACCTGCGCGCGAACACCGTCTCGAAGAACATCCTCGGAACCGGTGACGAATCACGTGAGGCCGAGCTGGCAGGCGTCGAGAACGTCCTCGACACGCCAGGAGCGTCGCTGCACTGGTACGGCAAGCGCGAGGTGCGCCCGCTCCGGAAGATGGGCCACGTCACCAGCATCGCGACCGCGGACGAATCGACCGACGAACTCCTGACGGGCACCCGCATGCTCGTCGACGACCTCACGTTCCGATGA
- a CDS encoding AIR carboxylase family protein: MTDELDSLIDDLHAEAQRDRPADETPDIGIVMGSDSDLDVMMGSETGRGGAYDALVDELGFAEVTDYDDPPAERFTFETYVVSAHRTPELMYAYAETAEARGIDVIIAGAGGKSADLPNMTASIAYPLPVIGVPVQEKSVDSVIGMPQGAPLTAVDAGKSFNAALSAAMVLSRQHDELRERLVDYHEGLKGDVARTSRDLHELGTPGFKDRRD, translated from the coding sequence ATGACCGACGAACTGGACTCCCTCATCGACGACCTGCACGCAGAGGCACAGCGCGACCGACCCGCCGACGAGACGCCCGACATCGGCATCGTCATGGGGTCGGACTCGGACCTCGACGTGATGATGGGCTCGGAGACGGGCCGCGGCGGCGCCTACGACGCGCTCGTCGACGAACTCGGCTTCGCCGAGGTCACCGACTACGACGACCCGCCCGCGGAACGGTTCACCTTCGAGACGTACGTCGTCTCGGCCCACCGGACGCCCGAACTGATGTACGCCTACGCCGAGACCGCCGAGGCCCGCGGCATCGACGTCATCATCGCCGGTGCCGGCGGCAAGTCCGCCGACCTGCCGAACATGACCGCCTCCATCGCCTACCCGCTGCCCGTCATCGGCGTCCCCGTCCAGGAGAAGTCCGTCGACTCCGTCATCGGGATGCCCCAGGGCGCGCCCCTGACCGCGGTCGACGCCGGGAAGTCGTTCAACGCGGCGCTCTCGGCGGCGATGGTCCTCTCCCGGCAGCACGACGAGTTGCGCGAGCGCCTCGTCGACTACCACGAGGGGCTCAAGGGCGACGTCGCCCGGACGTCCCGTGACCTCCACGAACTCGGGACGCCCGGGTTCAAGGACCGTCGCGACTGA
- a CDS encoding NADH-quinone oxidoreductase subunit A, whose product MNPWIAIGALALVGLLIPLSMMAVSALLRPSVPEDSKRATYESGEVPTGGTRIRFNIQYYMVALLFVVFDIETVLIFPWTVIYRSALEGGVGLVTVLAPMLVFIGVLVVGLAWAWRNGAVKWARSPRAEQRKGAQAER is encoded by the coding sequence ATGAATCCATGGATAGCCATCGGGGCGCTGGCTCTGGTTGGGTTGCTGATTCCGCTCAGTATGATGGCGGTTTCGGCACTCCTCAGACCTTCCGTCCCAGAAGACAGTAAACGCGCCACCTACGAAAGTGGCGAGGTTCCGACCGGCGGGACGCGCATCCGGTTCAACATCCAGTACTACATGGTCGCGCTCCTGTTCGTCGTCTTCGACATCGAGACCGTCCTCATCTTCCCGTGGACGGTTATCTATCGCTCTGCTCTCGAAGGCGGCGTCGGACTCGTGACGGTGCTGGCACCGATGCTCGTGTTCATCGGCGTTCTCGTGGTCGGCCTCGCATGGGCATGGCGCAATGGCGCAGTCAAGTGGGCGCGTAGCCCGCGCGCTGAACAAAGAAAGGGAGCACAGGCAGAACGATGA
- a CDS encoding NADH-quinone oxidoreductase subunit B → MSSDNPTDSTSTDALTKTREARMGEGLDDRFNSRLRDALGSTPFILTKFDKFMNWVRGSSMFMLQFGIACCSIEMIHTYAIKHDLDRFHAGVPRASPRQADVIIVPGTIVSKFAPRMKRVYDQMAEPKFVVGMGSCTISGGPFQEGYNVIKGAEEVIPVDIHVPGCPPRPEALIYGVAKLQERIANGESAPVTVKPYELEQFGDMERDEVVDKLAEQIDEDTLAMRYNWADSP, encoded by the coding sequence ATGAGTAGCGACAACCCCACAGACAGTACGAGTACAGACGCGCTGACAAAGACGCGCGAAGCCCGGATGGGCGAAGGACTCGACGACCGGTTCAACTCGCGGCTTCGGGATGCACTCGGCTCCACGCCGTTCATCCTCACGAAGTTCGACAAGTTCATGAACTGGGTCCGCGGGTCCTCGATGTTCATGCTGCAGTTCGGTATCGCGTGCTGCAGCATCGAGATGATCCACACCTACGCGATCAAGCACGACCTCGACCGCTTCCACGCGGGTGTGCCCCGGGCATCGCCGCGACAGGCGGACGTCATCATCGTGCCGGGGACCATCGTCTCGAAGTTCGCCCCCCGGATGAAGCGGGTCTACGACCAGATGGCCGAGCCCAAGTTCGTCGTCGGGATGGGCTCGTGTACCATCTCCGGTGGCCCGTTCCAGGAGGGGTACAACGTCATCAAGGGCGCCGAAGAGGTCATCCCGGTCGACATCCACGTCCCGGGCTGCCCGCCGCGGCCGGAGGCGCTCATCTACGGCGTCGCGAAGCTCCAGGAACGCATCGCGAACGGCGAGTCCGCGCCCGTGACGGTGAAACCGTACGAGCTCGAGCAGTTCGGCGACATGGAGCGCGACGAGGTCGTCGACAAGCTCGCAGAGCAGATCGACGAGGACACACTCGCAATGCGCTACAACTGGGCTGATTCGCCATGA
- a CDS encoding NADH-quinone oxidoreductase subunit D, with translation MSLEKPSERMVTAEGDVDGDAILELLGDKVLDTEEHLNADQSVVVRPDEVEETLLALRDEAGFDHCSCVTAQEYEDRYESIYHLKKFDDPTQEVSVVVPASKDNPVSQSGNAAYRTADWHEREAYDLVGINYENHPDLRRILLPQTWQGHPLGMDYDQDRPQIVTLGEWDNPIRDDHLDEESDTMFLNIGPHHPATHGVLHVKTVLDGEQVADVDPDIGYLHRCEEQMCQQGTYRHQIMPYPDRWDYVSAGILNEWAYARAAEDLADIEVPEYAQVIRTMSAELCRIAAHMLALGTFALDVYGDFTAIFQYAFRDREVVQNILEDLTGQRMMFNYFRLGGVAWDLPEPREEFFEKTRDFLEDLPGKLEEYHDMITSNEIFQLRCIDTGYLDPETAKSYGATGPVARGSGIDYDLRRDDPYGYYDELDWDVITEDGCDNYSRVLVRMREVEESAKIIEQCVDLLEEWPEDDRTIQSNVPRTLKPEDDTETYRAVEGAKGELGIYIRADGTDKPARFKIRSPCFSNLQTLPEMAQGEYIPDLVAALGSLDIVLGEVDR, from the coding sequence ATGAGCCTGGAGAAACCCAGCGAACGGATGGTCACCGCCGAGGGCGACGTCGACGGCGACGCCATCCTCGAACTGCTCGGCGACAAGGTCCTCGACACCGAGGAGCACCTGAACGCCGACCAGTCCGTCGTCGTGCGCCCGGACGAGGTCGAAGAGACGCTGCTCGCCCTGCGCGACGAGGCGGGCTTCGACCACTGTTCCTGCGTGACGGCACAGGAGTACGAGGACCGCTACGAGTCCATCTACCACCTGAAGAAGTTCGACGACCCGACCCAGGAGGTCAGCGTCGTCGTGCCCGCCTCGAAGGACAACCCCGTCAGCCAGTCCGGCAACGCGGCCTACCGCACCGCCGACTGGCACGAGCGCGAGGCCTACGACCTCGTCGGTATCAACTACGAGAACCACCCGGACCTGCGCCGCATCCTGCTGCCCCAGACGTGGCAGGGCCACCCGCTCGGGATGGACTACGACCAGGACCGGCCACAGATCGTCACGCTGGGCGAGTGGGACAACCCGATCCGTGACGACCACCTGGACGAGGAGTCGGACACGATGTTCCTCAACATCGGTCCGCACCACCCGGCGACCCACGGTGTCCTGCACGTCAAGACCGTCCTCGACGGCGAGCAGGTCGCGGACGTCGACCCCGACATCGGCTACCTGCACCGCTGCGAGGAGCAGATGTGCCAGCAGGGCACCTACCGCCACCAGATCATGCCGTACCCGGACCGGTGGGACTACGTCTCCGCCGGCATCCTCAACGAGTGGGCGTACGCCCGCGCGGCCGAGGACCTCGCGGACATCGAGGTGCCCGAGTACGCACAGGTCATCCGGACGATGTCCGCCGAGCTGTGCCGCATCGCGGCGCACATGCTCGCGCTCGGGACGTTCGCGCTGGACGTCTACGGTGACTTCACCGCCATCTTCCAGTACGCGTTCCGCGACCGCGAGGTCGTCCAGAACATCCTCGAGGACCTCACCGGCCAGCGGATGATGTTCAACTACTTCCGCCTGGGCGGTGTCGCGTGGGACCTGCCGGAACCGCGCGAGGAGTTCTTCGAGAAGACGCGTGACTTCCTCGAGGACCTCCCGGGCAAACTGGAGGAGTACCACGACATGATCACGTCGAACGAGATCTTCCAGCTCCGGTGCATCGACACCGGCTACCTCGACCCCGAGACGGCCAAGTCCTACGGTGCGACGGGCCCGGTCGCCCGCGGGTCGGGTATCGACTACGACCTCCGGCGTGACGACCCATACGGCTACTACGACGAGCTCGACTGGGACGTCATCACCGAGGACGGCTGCGACAACTACTCGCGCGTCCTCGTACGCATGCGCGAGGTCGAGGAGTCCGCGAAGATCATCGAACAGTGTGTCGACCTGCTCGAGGAGTGGCCCGAGGACGACCGGACCATCCAGTCCAACGTCCCGCGCACCCTCAAGCCGGAGGACGACACCGAGACCTACCGCGCCGTCGAGGGCGCGAAGGGCGAACTCGGCATCTACATCCGCGCCGACGGCACCGACAAGCCGGCCCGGTTCAAGATCCGCAGCCCGTGCTTCTCGAACCTGCAGACGCTGCCCGAGATGGCACAGGGCGAGTACATCCCGGACCTGGTCGCCGCGCTCGGTAGCCTCGACATCGTGCTCGGGGAGGTGGACCGCTGA